In Sphingomonas sp. SORGH_AS_0950, the following are encoded in one genomic region:
- a CDS encoding M13 family metallopeptidase — MRSLLVAALLSTAISPAFAQTQNPVDKAAVGPVKPHAKNGPEIGDFGFDMAGRDTTVKPGDDFFDYANGIWYKTTTIPADRSSYGMFHVLQDRSLEQTRTILDDAAKRPGDKVGDFYTSFMDEAAVNAKGVAPVKPWLNQIRATQSRDALAVEMATLQRQGVGAPFGVYIGQDDKAPDTYIANFGQSGLGLPDRDYYLKDDAKLATIRTAYQAYLARMLTLAGEPNAEARAAAVFNFEKALAGVHWTRIESRDADKTYNKWLAADFAAKAPGFPWAQYMQTLGIAGRPAYLVAQPSAITGEAKLYSETPLNVLQDYAMLKVLRSYAGYLSSDFDKTNFAFYGTTLSGTPEQQARWKRGVGLVSNGLGEEVGKQYVAKYFPPESKAAADALVRNLISAMGDRLRNLEWMAPETKQKALAKLAAFTPKIGYPDKWKDYSGLRIDRNDLVGNVARANAFEFQRDLNKLGQPIDRGEWFMTPMTINAYANPPMNEIVFPAAILQPPFFDPKADPAVNYGGIGAVIGHEISHHFDDQGRKYDATGKLTDWWTPQDVARFKTFTDALVKQYDGYEPLPGQHVQGGLTLGENIADLAGLTVALDAYHKSLGGKPAPIIDGTTGDQRFYYGWAQVWRTKWRDPALQQALLSDPHSPGHERVLTVRNLDPWYKAFGVKPTDKMALTPAQRVRIW, encoded by the coding sequence ATGCGCTCTCTGCTGGTCGCCGCTCTTCTGTCCACCGCGATTTCCCCCGCTTTCGCCCAGACCCAAAACCCCGTCGACAAGGCCGCCGTCGGCCCGGTCAAGCCGCATGCCAAGAACGGCCCCGAAATCGGCGATTTCGGCTTCGACATGGCGGGCCGCGACACCACGGTAAAGCCGGGTGACGATTTCTTCGACTATGCCAATGGCATCTGGTACAAGACCACGACGATCCCCGCCGATCGTTCCTCCTATGGCATGTTCCACGTCCTGCAGGACCGCTCGCTCGAGCAGACCCGCACCATCCTGGACGACGCGGCCAAGCGGCCGGGCGACAAGGTCGGCGATTTCTACACCAGCTTCATGGATGAGGCGGCGGTCAACGCCAAGGGCGTCGCGCCCGTCAAGCCGTGGCTGAACCAGATCCGCGCGACCCAGAGCCGCGACGCACTGGCGGTCGAGATGGCCACGCTCCAGCGGCAGGGCGTCGGCGCGCCGTTCGGCGTCTATATCGGCCAGGACGACAAGGCGCCTGACACCTATATCGCCAATTTCGGCCAGAGCGGGCTCGGCCTGCCCGACCGCGATTATTATCTGAAGGACGACGCCAAGCTGGCGACGATCCGCACCGCCTATCAGGCCTATCTGGCCAGGATGCTGACGCTGGCGGGCGAGCCCAATGCCGAGGCACGCGCGGCGGCCGTGTTCAACTTCGAAAAGGCGCTGGCGGGTGTCCACTGGACCCGGATCGAAAGCCGCGACGCGGACAAGACCTATAACAAGTGGCTGGCGGCGGACTTCGCCGCCAAGGCGCCGGGCTTCCCCTGGGCGCAATATATGCAGACGCTGGGCATTGCGGGCCGCCCCGCCTATCTGGTCGCGCAGCCCAGCGCGATCACCGGCGAGGCCAAGCTGTATAGCGAGACGCCGCTGAACGTCCTTCAGGACTATGCGATGCTGAAGGTCCTGCGCAGCTATGCGGGCTATCTGTCGAGCGACTTCGACAAGACCAACTTCGCCTTCTACGGCACCACCCTGTCGGGCACGCCCGAGCAGCAGGCGCGGTGGAAGCGCGGCGTCGGCCTCGTCTCCAACGGGCTGGGCGAAGAGGTCGGCAAGCAATATGTCGCCAAATACTTCCCGCCGGAATCGAAGGCCGCCGCCGATGCGCTGGTCCGGAACCTGATCTCGGCGATGGGCGACCGGCTGCGCAATCTGGAATGGATGGCGCCCGAGACCAAGCAGAAGGCGCTGGCCAAGCTCGCCGCCTTCACGCCCAAGATCGGCTATCCCGACAAGTGGAAGGATTATTCGGGGCTTCGGATCGACCGGAACGACCTGGTCGGCAATGTCGCACGCGCCAATGCCTTCGAGTTCCAGCGCGATCTCAACAAGCTGGGCCAGCCGATCGATCGCGGCGAATGGTTCATGACGCCGATGACGATCAACGCCTATGCCAACCCGCCGATGAACGAGATCGTCTTCCCGGCGGCGATCCTCCAGCCGCCCTTCTTCGATCCGAAGGCCGATCCGGCGGTCAACTATGGCGGTATCGGCGCGGTGATCGGGCATGAGATCAGCCACCATTTCGACGATCAGGGCCGCAAATACGATGCGACCGGCAAGCTGACCGACTGGTGGACGCCGCAGGACGTGGCGCGGTTCAAGACCTTCACAGACGCGCTGGTGAAGCAATATGACGGCTATGAGCCGCTGCCCGGCCAGCATGTCCAGGGCGGCCTGACGCTGGGCGAGAATATCGCCGACCTGGCGGGTCTGACCGTCGCGCTCGACGCCTATCACAAGTCGCTGGGCGGCAAGCCCGCGCCGATCATCGACGGGACGACCGGCGACCAGCGTTTCTATTATGGCTGGGCGCAGGTGTGGCGGACCAAGTGGCGCGACCCCGCGCTGCAGCAGGCGCTGCTGTCCGATCCGCATTCGCCCGGCCATGAGCGGGTGCTGACCGTCCGCAACCTCGACCCCTGGTACAAGGCGTTCGGCGTCAAGCCGACCGACAAGATGGCGCTGACCCCGGCGCAGCGCGTCCGCATCTGGTAA
- a CDS encoding DUF2062 domain-containing protein, whose product MATAAPTMWGRTMNWVRRNMPTRDSMESNRLLRPVAHRVLAPELWRFTRRSVPRGVALGVVAGFLFPVAQIAIAAVFALPFRANVPVAALTTFITNPLTTPIIWVIAYRIGTFLLRSETPINTQPVAEAATGWLQWALSAFHWLWEQGPAFGLGLCVLTASCAVVGYAASALGWRLWIARKWRNRRRSPAI is encoded by the coding sequence ATGGCCACGGCCGCGCCGACGATGTGGGGCCGGACGATGAACTGGGTCCGGCGCAACATGCCGACCCGCGATTCGATGGAGAGCAACCGGCTGCTCCGCCCGGTCGCGCACCGTGTCCTGGCGCCCGAGCTGTGGCGTTTCACCCGCCGGTCGGTGCCGCGCGGCGTCGCGCTGGGCGTGGTGGCGGGTTTCCTGTTCCCGGTCGCGCAGATCGCGATCGCGGCGGTCTTCGCGCTGCCGTTCCGCGCCAATGTGCCGGTCGCGGCGCTGACCACCTTCATCACCAACCCGCTGACCACCCCGATCATCTGGGTCATCGCCTATCGCATCGGCACGTTCCTGTTGCGCAGCGAGACGCCGATCAACACCCAGCCGGTGGCCGAGGCCGCGACCGGATGGCTGCAATGGGCGCTCAGCGCCTTTCACTGGCTGTGGGAGCAGGGGCCCGCCTTCGGCCTGGGGCTGTGCGTCCTGACCGCGTCCTGCGCGGTGGTCGGCTATGCGGCGTCGGCGCTGGGCTGGCGGCTGTGGATCGCGCGCAAATGGCGCAACCGGCGGAGATCGCCCGCAATTTGA
- the smpB gene encoding SsrA-binding protein SmpB, whose protein sequence is MRPKPQTFDKKKIVAENRRARFDYAIETTYEAGIALTGTEVKSLRFGEGSIAESYAEVRGEEVWLVNSNVPEFSHGNRFNHEAKRPRKLLLHEREINKLHGAVAREGMTLVPLMIYFNSRGRAKVELALAKGKKAHDKRDSIKERDWKREQGRILRDRG, encoded by the coding sequence ATGCGCCCGAAACCCCAGACATTCGACAAGAAGAAGATCGTCGCCGAGAACCGGCGCGCCCGCTTCGATTACGCCATCGAGACGACCTATGAGGCCGGTATCGCCCTGACCGGGACCGAGGTGAAATCGCTTCGCTTCGGCGAGGGATCGATCGCGGAATCCTATGCCGAGGTGCGCGGCGAGGAGGTCTGGCTGGTCAATTCCAACGTGCCCGAATTCAGCCACGGCAACCGCTTCAACCACGAAGCCAAGCGGCCGCGTAAATTGCTCCTTCATGAGCGCGAAATAAACAAGCTTCACGGTGCGGTGGCGCGCGAGGGGATGACCCTGGTGCCGCTGATGATTTATTTCAATTCGCGCGGACGTGCGAAGGTGGAGCTGGCGTTGGCGAAGGGCAAGAAGGCGCACGACAAGCGCGATTCGATCAAGGAACGCGACTGGAAGCGCGAGCAGGGCCGTATCCTGCGCGATCGCGGCTGA
- a CDS encoding endo alpha-1,4 polygalactosaminidase yields the protein MGRTRKHRSLSRIWRLGVACTALAIVGACGGGTADGDPVIVTPTPVPSPTPAATPTPSAGGWWRPERTLSWQWQLSGTLNTGYAVAAYDIDLFDSPVATIADLHRQGRRVICYFSAGSSENWRPDDAQFASGDRGKALSGWAGERWLRIDSSGVRKVMAARLDLARAKGCDAVEPDNVDGYANDNGLGLTAAMQLDYNRFLAAEAHGRGLAIGLKNDTDQIAALQPAFDFALNEQCHEFSECGGYSAFLDAGKPVLVAEYADRYRSNSGGARDTMCAASRQQGVRTLVLALALDDSYRFSCDDARPAGS from the coding sequence ATGGGCCGGACACGCAAGCATCGATCGCTCTCCCGCATATGGCGCCTGGGCGTCGCCTGCACCGCGCTGGCGATAGTCGGTGCCTGTGGCGGCGGCACGGCGGACGGCGACCCGGTGATCGTGACGCCCACGCCCGTCCCCTCGCCCACCCCGGCCGCCACCCCCACGCCGAGCGCGGGCGGATGGTGGCGGCCCGAGCGAACGCTCAGCTGGCAATGGCAGCTCAGCGGGACGCTCAATACCGGCTATGCCGTCGCCGCCTATGATATCGACCTGTTCGACAGCCCGGTCGCGACGATCGCCGATCTCCATCGTCAGGGGCGCCGCGTGATCTGTTACTTCTCGGCGGGCAGTTCGGAAAACTGGCGCCCCGACGATGCGCAATTCGCCAGCGGCGACCGGGGCAAGGCGCTGTCCGGCTGGGCAGGCGAGCGCTGGCTGCGCATCGATTCGTCCGGCGTCCGCAAGGTGATGGCCGCGCGGCTCGACCTGGCGAGGGCCAAGGGCTGCGACGCGGTCGAGCCGGACAATGTCGATGGCTATGCCAATGATAACGGGCTCGGGCTGACCGCCGCGATGCAGCTGGACTATAACCGCTTCCTCGCCGCCGAGGCGCATGGCCGGGGGCTGGCGATCGGGTTGAAGAACGACACCGACCAGATCGCCGCGCTGCAACCCGCCTTCGACTTCGCGCTGAACGAGCAATGCCATGAATTCTCGGAATGCGGCGGCTATTCGGCCTTTCTCGATGCCGGAAAGCCGGTGCTGGTCGCCGAATATGCCGACCGCTATCGCAGCAACAGCGGCGGCGCGCGCGACACGATGTGCGCGGCCTCGCGCCAGCAGGGGGTCCGCACGCTGGTCCTCGCGTTGGCGCTGGACGACAGCTATCGCTTCAGTTGCGACGACGCGCGCCCAGCGGGATCTTGA
- a CDS encoding 5'-nucleotidase translates to MMALQAGAVAGPVLPALRRPSTGRCPADDAGGDVVVCGRSSESYRLRPIPDRSSPLTLPTARTEIPGVGTLSAEVEQGGVGGFPSNRAMIRLKIPLGARRRN, encoded by the coding sequence ATGATGGCCTTGCAAGCCGGGGCGGTGGCGGGCCCGGTCCTGCCCGCGCTCAGGCGTCCCTCCACCGGCCGCTGTCCGGCGGACGATGCGGGCGGCGATGTCGTGGTGTGCGGGCGGTCGTCCGAAAGCTATCGGTTGCGGCCCATCCCGGACCGTTCCTCGCCCCTGACCCTGCCCACGGCGCGCACCGAAATCCCCGGCGTGGGGACCCTGTCGGCGGAGGTCGAGCAGGGGGGCGTCGGCGGCTTTCCCAGCAACCGCGCGATGATCCGGCTCAAGATCCCGCTGGGCGCGCGTCGTCGCAACTGA
- the dapA gene encoding 4-hydroxy-tetrahydrodipicolinate synthase produces MFSGSIPALVTPFDDRGDHLGGAFDEAKFRDFVEWQIAEGSSALVACGTTGEAATMPKDEHFHVVRVCVDQANGRVPVIAGAGSNDTIVAIENMKAAQAAGADATLMVPPYYNRPSQDGIVRHFAELAREAPLPIILYNVPGRTVTDIQAATLIRIVQSAPDIFVGVKDASGALPRVSHHRAALGADFCQLSGNDDLALAFNAMGGVGCISVTANVAPRLCAEFQAACAAGESARALELHDRLFPLHEAMFTDASPGPVKYALSRIMPHFPTGIRLPMTWPSEAARAQVDAALAHAGLI; encoded by the coding sequence ATGTTTTCAGGGTCCATTCCGGCGCTCGTGACGCCGTTCGACGATCGTGGCGATCATCTCGGCGGGGCGTTCGACGAAGCGAAATTCCGGGACTTCGTCGAATGGCAGATCGCCGAGGGATCGTCGGCGCTGGTCGCGTGCGGCACCACGGGCGAGGCGGCGACCATGCCCAAGGACGAGCATTTCCATGTCGTCCGGGTGTGCGTCGACCAGGCCAATGGCCGGGTGCCGGTGATCGCGGGTGCGGGATCGAACGACACGATCGTCGCGATCGAGAATATGAAGGCCGCGCAGGCGGCGGGGGCCGACGCCACGCTGATGGTGCCGCCCTATTACAACCGGCCGAGCCAGGACGGCATCGTCCGCCACTTCGCCGAGCTGGCGCGCGAGGCGCCGCTGCCGATCATTCTCTACAACGTGCCCGGCCGCACGGTGACCGACATCCAGGCGGCGACGCTGATCCGGATCGTCCAGTCCGCGCCCGACATCTTCGTCGGGGTGAAGGATGCCAGCGGCGCGCTGCCGCGCGTCTCGCACCACCGCGCGGCGCTGGGCGCGGATTTCTGCCAGTTGTCGGGCAATGACGATCTGGCGCTGGCGTTCAACGCGATGGGCGGTGTCGGCTGCATCTCGGTCACTGCCAATGTCGCGCCGCGCCTGTGCGCCGAGTTCCAGGCGGCCTGCGCGGCGGGTGAGAGCGCGCGCGCGCTCGAACTGCATGACCGGCTGTTCCCGCTGCACGAGGCGATGTTCACCGACGCCTCGCCCGGCCCGGTCAAATATGCGCTCAGCCGGATCATGCCGCATTTCCCGACCGGCATCCGCCTGCCGATGACCTGGCCGTCCGAGGCGGCGCGCGCGCAGGTGGACGCCGCGCTGGCGCATGCCGGATTGATCTGA
- a CDS encoding lytic transglycosylase domain-containing protein, producing MMALTKAGAILATLASSMVASGEQDQLERYRTQMANMSPQEVRGMPAPADGAIAAALAQWRALQQTDSLPFDSYAGFVMAHPGWPGEASNRRAAERQAANFTAAPGSIVAYFRRFPPLTAAGGVAYARALLATGAPGEAAQAARAAWRRGALSPTDEALVMSTFASALTPEDHDARMDMLLWSGQTSAAARQLGYTTSARRPVFAARLAFRTKSADAASLSASTAELYANDAGYVADRAMWLRDTGDSLTARSWLARSRQLTVRPGNVEKFYEALLVNARAASADNQLQTAYDIARQVDDAYPPGTDVSTKPYGERDDYTSLVWLGGQTAMKLGRPADAMTLFDRYGRGSQSPQTRAKGFYWAGRAAEAAGRTAESAAFYNRAAQYRDQFYGQLALERTGRPLVAPPAIAATGIAPAIRATFDAKEIVRAARFLGQIGQWQDQTAFVRQIAADAQDENDHLLAADLSRSINRPDLAVMVGRSAMQNGLTDYSAAGFPTVPVPPGYESSWTIIHAIARQESQFDRAAVSHAGARGLMQLMPATAAEQSSKIGLAYSPAALTADPNISIQLGASYFERIRNNFASYPLAIAAYNAGGGNVNKWLRLNGDPRTGSVDIVDWIEAIPYSETRNYVQRVLENAVVYDLMNPARATSRGPTPLSWYLGKTSRPG from the coding sequence ATGATGGCATTGACGAAGGCGGGGGCGATCCTCGCGACGCTGGCGAGTTCCATGGTCGCATCGGGCGAGCAGGATCAGCTCGAACGGTATCGCACCCAGATGGCGAATATGAGCCCGCAGGAGGTTCGGGGGATGCCCGCCCCCGCCGATGGCGCGATCGCGGCGGCGCTGGCTCAGTGGCGCGCGCTGCAACAGACCGATTCGCTGCCCTTCGACAGCTATGCCGGGTTCGTGATGGCCCATCCCGGCTGGCCCGGCGAGGCGAGCAACCGCCGCGCGGCCGAGCGACAGGCGGCGAACTTCACCGCCGCGCCCGGCAGCATCGTAGCCTATTTCCGCCGTTTTCCGCCCCTGACGGCGGCGGGCGGCGTCGCCTATGCCCGCGCCCTGCTGGCGACCGGCGCGCCGGGCGAGGCGGCGCAGGCCGCGCGTGCGGCCTGGCGACGCGGCGCGCTGTCCCCGACCGACGAGGCACTGGTCATGTCGACCTTCGCCTCCGCGCTGACGCCCGAGGATCATGACGCGCGCATGGACATGCTGCTGTGGAGCGGCCAGACCAGCGCCGCGGCGCGCCAGCTTGGCTATACGACCAGCGCCCGGCGCCCGGTCTTCGCCGCCCGTCTGGCCTTCCGCACCAAGTCGGCGGATGCGGCCAGCCTGTCCGCCTCGACCGCCGAGCTTTACGCCAATGATGCGGGCTATGTCGCGGACCGCGCGATGTGGCTGCGCGACACCGGCGACAGCCTGACCGCGCGGTCCTGGCTGGCGCGTAGCCGCCAGCTGACGGTGCGGCCGGGCAATGTCGAGAAATTCTACGAAGCGTTGCTGGTCAATGCGCGCGCCGCCTCGGCCGACAACCAGCTTCAGACCGCCTATGACATCGCGCGGCAGGTCGACGACGCCTATCCGCCGGGCACCGACGTCTCGACCAAGCCCTATGGCGAGCGCGACGATTATACCAGCCTCGTCTGGCTGGGCGGGCAGACCGCGATGAAGCTGGGTCGTCCCGCCGACGCGATGACGCTGTTCGACCGTTATGGCCGGGGCAGCCAGTCGCCGCAGACCCGCGCCAAGGGCTTTTACTGGGCCGGACGCGCGGCCGAGGCGGCGGGCCGGACGGCGGAATCCGCCGCCTTCTACAATCGCGCGGCGCAGTATCGCGATCAGTTCTACGGCCAGCTCGCGCTGGAGCGCACCGGCCGTCCGCTGGTCGCACCGCCCGCCATCGCCGCGACCGGCATCGCGCCCGCCATCCGCGCCACCTTCGACGCCAAGGAGATCGTCCGCGCGGCACGCTTCCTGGGCCAGATCGGCCAGTGGCAGGACCAGACCGCCTTTGTCCGCCAGATCGCGGCCGATGCGCAGGACGAGAACGACCATCTGCTCGCCGCCGACCTGTCGCGCAGCATCAACCGCCCCGACCTGGCGGTGATGGTCGGGCGCAGCGCGATGCAGAATGGGCTGACCGATTATTCCGCCGCCGGTTTCCCGACCGTGCCCGTGCCCCCCGGTTATGAATCGAGCTGGACGATCATCCACGCCATCGCGCGCCAGGAAAGCCAGTTCGACCGCGCCGCCGTCAGCCATGCGGGCGCGCGCGGCCTGATGCAGCTGATGCCCGCCACCGCCGCCGAACAGTCGAGCAAGATCGGACTGGCCTATTCGCCCGCCGCGCTGACCGCCGATCCCAATATCTCGATCCAGCTGGGGGCCAGCTATTTCGAGCGGATCCGCAACAACTTCGCCAGCTATCCGCTTGCGATCGCGGCCTATAATGCCGGGGGCGGCAATGTGAACAAATGGCTGCGGCTGAACGGCGACCCCCGAACGGGCAGCGTCGACATCGTCGACTGGATCGAGGCGATCCCCTATTCGGAGACGCGCAATTACGTCCAGCGCGTGCTGGAAAACGCCGTCGTCTATGACCTGATGAACCCGGCCCGCGCGACCAGCCGGGGGCCGACGCCGCTCAGCTGGTATCTGGGCAAGACGTCCCGACCGGGTTGA
- the greB gene encoding transcription elongation factor GreB has translation MDRPNYITPAGYAALRQEYETLFAVERPKLVDTIAWAAGNGDRSENGDYIYGRKRLREIDRRLGWLSKRMKAAKVVDPARQEDRSKVWFGATVTIADEDDNERILTLVGDDEAEAGKGRVGWNAPLVRALRGAAVGDLRRVVLPAGEKEYEVIAITYPTN, from the coding sequence ATGGATCGCCCCAATTACATCACCCCGGCGGGTTATGCCGCGCTTCGCCAGGAATATGAGACGCTGTTCGCCGTCGAGCGACCCAAGCTGGTCGACACCATCGCCTGGGCGGCGGGCAATGGCGATCGGTCGGAGAATGGCGACTATATCTATGGCCGCAAGCGCCTGCGCGAGATCGACCGGCGGCTGGGCTGGCTGTCCAAGCGGATGAAGGCGGCCAAGGTCGTCGATCCCGCCCGGCAGGAGGACCGCAGCAAGGTGTGGTTCGGCGCCACCGTCACCATCGCCGACGAGGATGACAATGAGCGCATCCTGACGCTGGTCGGCGATGACGAGGCCGAGGCGGGCAAGGGCCGGGTCGGCTGGAATGCCCCGCTGGTCCGCGCGCTGCGCGGGGCGGCGGTGGGCGATCTGCGCCGCGTCGTCCTTCCGGCCGGTGAAAAGGAATATGAGGTCATCGCCATCACTTACCCGACGAACTGA
- a CDS encoding NYN domain-containing protein has product MNAPTRNIALLIDADNAQSAAIDPVLTVLAELGTVNVRRAYGNWSKPGLKGWRDVMVKHGIEPQQQFDLTKGKNATDMKMTIDAMDLLFRGRIDGFGIMSSDSDFMPLATRIRQDGFPVYGFGNSRTPEAFKQACSRFIDVGALIGEATRPASAKPTAADVPLAESLPPSIEQTKRTAGTPRPIDEELLKLLVDAYNSVKRDERGFASLSAIGQLAGNRSSFDTRNYGFKRLSELIEAVPNFQTERREDGRTFVKRVR; this is encoded by the coding sequence ATGAATGCCCCGACCCGCAACATCGCGCTGCTGATCGATGCCGACAACGCCCAGTCGGCCGCCATCGACCCTGTCCTGACCGTGCTGGCCGAGCTCGGCACGGTCAATGTCCGCCGCGCCTATGGCAATTGGTCCAAACCCGGCCTGAAGGGCTGGCGCGACGTCATGGTCAAACATGGCATCGAACCGCAGCAGCAGTTCGACCTGACCAAGGGCAAGAACGCCACCGACATGAAGATGACCATCGACGCGATGGACCTGCTGTTCCGGGGGCGGATCGACGGCTTCGGCATCATGTCGTCGGACAGCGACTTCATGCCGCTCGCCACCCGCATCCGGCAGGACGGCTTTCCCGTCTATGGCTTCGGCAATTCCCGGACGCCCGAGGCCTTCAAGCAGGCGTGCAGCCGCTTCATCGATGTCGGCGCGCTGATCGGCGAGGCGACGCGCCCGGCGAGCGCCAAGCCGACCGCCGCCGACGTACCACTTGCCGAATCGCTGCCCCCTTCGATCGAACAGACCAAGCGGACCGCAGGCACGCCGCGCCCGATCGACGAGGAACTGCTGAAGCTGCTGGTCGATGCCTATAATTCGGTGAAGCGCGACGAACGCGGTTTCGCCAGTCTGTCCGCCATCGGCCAGCTGGCGGGCAACCGCTCCAGCTTCGACACGCGCAATTACGGGTTCAAGCGCCTGTCCGAGCTGATCGAGGCGGTGCCCAATTTCCAGACCGAACGCCGCGAGGACGGCCGGACCTTCGTCAAGCGGGTGCGGTGA
- a CDS encoding sensor histidine kinase yields the protein MAVVEQAQGEDLEIAGAGQLHYRLRQQSVLAAFGIEALRARDLDPMLQRATELCAEGMRSRFCKFLEYRADRDTLLVRTGVGWGPGVVGSTEMRTDMGSPAGFALQTGQGVISNHLDQEERFRTPQFMADHHIRRAINVLVEASGQRYGVLEVDSPDEGRFEEADLAFMQGFANLIGVAIERQEAERRLAEAVEHQQLLTREASHRVKNSLALVSAMLNLQKQEDDDPRVLRMLNDAQARIAAIAQTHDQLWRGERVGMVSLDDLACGIAHQLAEQAQNHQVHCDIEAIEMNADTAIPIGLMLTELLTNAIKYAYDEQGGAIDVSLHARDGQIVLTVRDHGQGLPADFDMKAASRHSLGMRMIASLARQLRGEVRFDDAAPGTCATLTMPDPRE from the coding sequence ATGGCGGTGGTGGAGCAGGCGCAGGGCGAGGATTTGGAAATCGCCGGCGCGGGGCAGTTGCATTATCGGCTTCGCCAGCAATCGGTGCTCGCCGCCTTCGGGATCGAGGCGTTGCGCGCGCGCGATCTGGACCCGATGCTGCAACGCGCGACCGAATTATGCGCCGAGGGGATGCGCTCGCGCTTCTGCAAGTTCCTGGAATATCGCGCCGACCGTGACACCCTGCTGGTGCGCACCGGCGTCGGCTGGGGGCCGGGCGTGGTCGGGTCGACCGAGATGCGGACCGACATGGGCTCGCCTGCGGGCTTCGCGCTCCAGACCGGGCAGGGCGTGATCTCCAACCATCTCGACCAGGAAGAGCGGTTTCGTACTCCGCAATTCATGGCCGACCACCATATCCGCCGCGCGATCAACGTTCTCGTCGAAGCCTCGGGGCAGCGTTACGGCGTGCTCGAGGTCGACAGCCCCGACGAAGGGCGATTTGAGGAGGCCGACCTCGCCTTCATGCAGGGTTTCGCCAATCTGATCGGCGTCGCCATCGAACGGCAGGAGGCCGAGCGTCGGCTGGCCGAGGCGGTCGAGCATCAGCAATTGCTGACCCGCGAGGCCAGCCACCGGGTCAAGAACAGCCTCGCGCTCGTCTCCGCCATGCTGAACCTGCAAAAGCAGGAGGATGACGATCCCCGCGTGCTGCGCATGCTGAACGACGCGCAGGCCCGGATCGCCGCCATCGCCCAGACGCATGACCAGCTCTGGCGCGGCGAGCGGGTGGGGATGGTGTCGCTCGACGATCTCGCCTGCGGGATCGCGCATCAACTGGCCGAGCAGGCGCAGAACCATCAGGTGCATTGCGATATCGAGGCGATCGAGATGAACGCCGATACCGCGATCCCGATCGGCCTGATGCTGACCGAGCTTCTGACCAACGCGATCAAATATGCCTATGACGAACAGGGCGGGGCGATCGACGTTTCGCTCCACGCGCGCGACGGCCAGATCGTCCTGACGGTGCGCGACCATGGCCAGGGGCTGCCCGCCGATTTCGACATGAAAGCGGCGTCGCGGCACAGCCTGGGGATGCGCATGATCGCCAGCTTGGCGCGCCAGTTGCGCGGCGAGGTGCGGTTCGACGATGCGGCGCCCGGCACCTGCGCGACGCTGACCATGCCCGACCCGAGGGAGTAG